One genomic region from Vicia villosa cultivar HV-30 ecotype Madison, WI unplaced genomic scaffold, Vvil1.0 ctg.001069F_1_1, whole genome shotgun sequence encodes:
- the LOC131633081 gene encoding F-box/kelch-repeat protein At3g06240-like: MAEASSTTTTKKVSSSHIPYELALCILAKLPLKSLKRFTCVQKSWSLLFQSSHFINMFSINCMSKQDEDYENTCLLLFGHTGPPENRCAMYSLSSDNFEDRVRIDWPPPFQGNDYRCIEPLGSCSVNGIICIYEGDENDNNTTTVLWNPATGEFKIIPPSIHYNIEFNFCPDAFGYDSITDDYKVLRNALIDENDLFMEDPQVEEMCDTFWEIYSLKSNSWRKLDGINLPPPGPCISLVNLNELCHWLVSELKNHMLSFDFSTEKFLATTLPLDSDEKKECILQKLIVLNGSVAFMCSNYYDRNCFHIWILGELGVKESWTKLFIVGPLPCFKSIPIGAGKKNNIYFAQEYNKLSQFNLSTQKCEELRISIGYIVMYKKVLVSIPHLVG, encoded by the coding sequence ATGGCTGaagcatcatcaacaacaaccacaaaaaaGGTTAGTTCTTCTCACATTCCATACGAACTGGCTTTATGTATTCTCGCCAAATTACCTCTTAAATCCCTAAAACGATTCACATGTGTTCAAAAATCATGGTCTCTTTTATTTCAAAGCTCTCATTTCATCAACATGTTCAGCATCAATTGCATGTCTAAACAAGATGAAGATTACGAAAACACTTGCCTCCTCTTATTCGGACACACAGGCCCCCCTGAGAATCGGTGTGCCATGTATTCGCTTTCCAGTGATAATTTTGAGGATAGGGTTAGAATAGATTGGCCACCTCCTTTTCAAGGTAATGACTACCGATGTATTGAACCTTTAGGTTCTTGTAGTGTTAATGGCATTATTTGTATCTATGAAGGCGATGAGAATGACAATAATACAACAACTGTTTTGTGGAACCCTGCCACCGGAGAATTCAAAATCATTCCTCCTAGTATTCACTACAACATTGAGTTTAACTTTTGTCCCGATGCATTTGGTTACGACTCTATTACAGATGACTATAAAGTGCTTCGGAATGCTTTGATCGATGAGAATGACTTATTTATGGAGGATCCGCAAGTAGAAGAGATGTGTGACACTTTTTGGGAGATATATAGTCTCAAAAGTAATTCTTGGAGAAAACTGGATGGAATCAATTTGCCTCCTCCTGGTCCATGTATTTCTCTGGTGAATTTAAATGAATTGTGCCATTGGTTGGTGTCCGAACTCAAAAATCACATGTTGTCATTTGATTTTAGCACCGAGAAATTCTTAGCAACAACCTTACCGCTAGATTCAGATGAGAAAAAAGAATGTATCCTACAAAAGTTGATCGTATTAAATGGGTCTGTTGCTTTCATGTGTAGTAATTATTATGATAGGAATTGTTTTCACATATGGATTTTGGGTGAACTTGGTGTAAAGGAATCATGGACTAAACTCTTCATTGTCGGACCCTTACCTTGTTTTAAGTCGATTCCTATTGGTGCGGGGAAGAAGAACAATATATATTTTGCACAAGAATATAATAAGCTATCACAATTTAATTTAAGTACCCAAAAATGTGAGGAACTTAGGATAAGTATAGGTTATATTGTAATGTATAAGAAAGTCCTTGTTTCTAtaccccacttagtgggataa
- the LOC131633098 gene encoding uncharacterized protein LOC131633098, with the protein MDWPPPFEEDHANMLMLGSSSVNGIICLYQDYSDGTPIVLWNPATKETKVLPPSFQLYNGKIEFNPPPSAFGYDCVTHDYKVLRNVLFLPEDSPYAFSKGPWLFLPEKDSPLWELLMDDDHKFWSEEYIDPHPFWEIYSLKNNNWRKLNHIDTPLPFTTCRSLVNSNELCHFLEGGDKMFSFDFSNKKFIQTVLPSDSNFKYHSENQHLLILNESVAFTCYDCENNFHIWILGKLSVKESWTKVLTIGPGNDLSYSIIGAWKSHILLSVYPKIARYNLSTRNFEEFDFYIWKVIIYKEVLSSMERMKN; encoded by the coding sequence ATGGATTGGCCACCTCCTTTTGAAGAGGATCATGCAAATATGCTGATGTTAGGTTCTTCCAGTGTTAATGGAATTATTTGTCTCTACCAAGATTATAGTGATGGAACACCAATTGTATTATGGAACCCTGCTACTAAGGAAACCAAGGTCCTTCCTCCTAGCTTTCAATTATATAACGGGAAAATTGAGTTTAACCCTCCTCCTAGTGCATTTGGTTATGATTGTGTTACACATGACTACAAAGTGCTTCGGAATGTTTTGTTTTTACCTGAAGACTCTCCGTATGCATTTTCTAAAGGTCCGTGGTTGTTTTTGCCTGAGAAGGATAGTCCTCTTTGGGAGCTTTTAATGGATGACGATCACAAGTTTTGGTCGGAGGAATATATTGACCCACACCCTTTCTGGGAGATATATagcctaaaaaataataattggagaAAACTCAATCACATTGATACGCCATTGCCTTTTACGACATGTCGTTCTCTGGTGAACTCAAATGAATTGTGCCATTTTTTGGAGGGCGGGGATAAAATGTTTTCGTTTGACTTTAGCAATAAAAAGTTCATTCAAACAGTTTTACCCTCAGATTCAAATTTCAAGTATCATTCTGAGAACCAACACCTCCTGATTTTAAATGAGTCAGTTGCTTTCACTTGTTATGATTGCGAAAATAATTTTCATATATGGATTTTGGGCAAACTCAGTGTAAAAGAATCATGGACTAAAGTCTTAACTATAGGACCCGGAAATGACCTTAGTTATTCTATTATTGGAGCATGGAAGAGCCATATATTACTCTCAGTTTATCCTAAGATAGCCCGGTATAATTTAAGTACCCGAAATTTTGAGGAATTTGACTTTTACATATGGAAAGTTATAATTTACAAGGAAGTTCTTAGTTCTATGGAAAGAATGAAAAATTGA
- the LOC131633099 gene encoding F-box/kelch-repeat protein At3g06240-like produces the protein MVAITSKKKVSSSHIPYELALCILFKLPLKPLKRFTCVQKSWSLLFQNSQFMNMFHTNFFKSKTNEDSQNTSLLIHFANFVKGKIPVDELLSKLSGDRFEDMVIIDWPPPFAEDHIYMEMLGSSSVNGVICLYQDRGHESPIVLWNPATTEFKVIPPSFQVYNENIEFNPPPSAFGYDYVTDDYKVLRDVILPEDSPYKFSKDPWLFLPEKDSPFWELLMNDDDIFWLEVESKYIYADPFWEIYSLKNNNWRKLNDIDMPLVSGSRVNSNELCHFLGFEDKMFSFDFSNEKFILTVLPSDSNFKFHDDNYKHLLILNESVVFACYDGKNDYHIWVLGKLGVKESWTKLLNIGPANDLGYPIGAWKNHIFFSHGHNIVRYNLSTQKFEKFELYVWKVISYKEVLRSIEGMKN, from the coding sequence ATGGTTGCCATAACATCTAAGAAAAAGGTCAGTAGTTCTCACATTCCATATGAACTCGCTTTATGTATACTTTTTAAATTGCCTCTTAAACCGCTAAAGCGATTCACATGTGTTCAAAAATCATGGTCTCTTTTATTTCAAAACTCTCAATTCATGAACATGTTCCACACAAATTTCTTCAAATCCAAAACTAATGAGGATTCTCAAAACACCTCGCTTCTCATACATTTTGCAAATTTTGTAAAGGGTAAAATACCCGTCGACGAGTTATTGTCTAAGCTTTCCGGTGATAGGTTTGAGGATATGGTTATAATAGATTGGCCACCTCCTTTTGCAGAGGATCATATATATATGGAAATGTTAGGTTCTTCCAGTGTTAATGGCGTTATTTGTCTCTACCAAGATCGTGGCCATGAATCACCAATTGTATTATGGAACCCTGCTACCACAGAATTCAAGGTCATTCCTCCTAGCTTTCAAGTATATAATGAGAACATTGAGTTTAACCCTCCTCCTAGtgcatttggttatgattatGTTACAGATGACTACAAAGTGCTTCGGGATGTTATTTTACCTGAAGACTCTCCCTATAAATTTTCTAAAGATCCGTGGTTGTTTTTGCCTGAGAAGGATAGTCCTTTTTGGGAGCTTTTAATGAATGACGATGACATCTTTTGGTTGGAGGTAGAGTCCAAATATATTTACGCCGACCCTTTTTGGGAGATATATAGCCTAAAAAATAACAATTGGAGGAAACTCAATGACATTGATATGCCATTGGTATCGGGTTCTCGAGTAAACTCAAATGAATTGTGTCATTTTTTGGGGTTTGAAGATAAAATGTTTTCATTTGACTTTAGCAATGAGAAGTTCATTCTAACAGTTTTACCCTCAGATTCAAATTTCAAGTTTCATGATGATAATTACAAACACCTCCTGATATTAAATGAGTCAGTTGTTTTCGCTTGTTATGATGGCAAAAATGATTATCATATATGGGTTTTGGGTAAACTTGGTGTAAAAGAATCATGGACTAAACTCTTAAATATAGGACCTGCAAATGACCTTGGATATCCTATTGGAGCATGGAAGAACCACATATTCTTCTCCCATGGTCATAACATAGTCCGGTATAATTTAAGTAcccaaaaatttgagaaatttgaaCTTTATGTATGGAAAGTTATCAGTTATAAGGAAGTTCTTCGTTCTATAGAAGGAATGAAAAATTAA